In the Nomascus leucogenys isolate Asia chromosome 5, Asia_NLE_v1, whole genome shotgun sequence genome, one interval contains:
- the GPR12 gene encoding G-protein coupled receptor 12: MNEDLKVNLSGLPRDYLDAAAAENISAAVSSRVPAVEPEPELVVNPWDIVLCTSGTLISCENAIVVLIIFHNPSLRAPMFLLIGSLALADLLAGIGLIINFVFAYLLQSEATKLVTIGLIVASFSASVCSLLAITVDRYLSLYYALTYHSERTVTFTYVMLIMLWGTSICLGLLPVMGWNCLRDESTCSVVRPLTKNNAAILSVSFLFMFALMLQLYIQICKIVMRHAHQIALQHHFLATSHYVTTRKGVSTLAIILGTFAACWMPFTLYSLIADYTYPSIYTYATLLPATYNSIINPVIYAFRNQEIQKALCLICCGCIPSSLAQRARSPSDV, translated from the coding sequence ATGAATGAAGACCTGAAGGTCAATTTAAGCGGGCTGCCTCGGGATTATTTAGATGCCGCTGCTGCGGAGAACATCTCGGCTGCTGTctcctcccgggttcctgccgtAGAGCCAGAGCCTGAGCTCGTAGTCAACCCCTGGGACATTGTCTTGTGTACCTCGGGAACCCTCATCTCCTGTGAAAATGCCATTGTGGTCCTTATCATCTTCCACAACCCCAGCCTGCGAGCGCCCATGTTCCTGCTGATAGGCAGCCTGGCTCTTGCAGACCTGCTGGCCGGCATTGGACTCATCATCAATTTTGTTTTTGCCTACCTGCTTCAGTCAGAAGCCACCAAGCTGGTCACGATCGGCCTCATTGTcgcctctttctctgcctctgtctgcAGCTTGCTGGCTATCACTGTTGACCGCTACCTCTCACTGTACTACGCTCTGACGTACCATTCGGAGAGGACGGTCACGTTTACCTATGTCATGCTCATCATGCTCTGGGGGACCTCCATCTGCCTGGGGCTGCTGCCCGTCATGGGCTGGAACTGCCTCCGAGACGAGTCCACCTGCAGCGTGGTCAGACCGCTCACCAAGAACAACGCGGCCATCCTCTCGGTGTCCTTCCTCTTCATGTTCGCGCTCATGCTTCAGCTCTACATCCAGATCTGTAAGATTGTGATGAGGCACGCCCATCAGATAGCCCTGCAGCACCACTTCCTGGCCACGTCGCACTATGTGACCACCCGGAAAGGGGTCTCCACCCTGGCTATCATCCTGGGGACCTTTGCTGCTTGCTGGATGCCTTTCACCCTCTATTCCTTGATAGCAGATTACACCTACCCCTCCATCTATACCTACGCCACCCTCCTGCCCGCCACCTACAATTCCATCATCAACCCTGTCATATATGCTTTCAGAAACCAAGAGATCCAGAAAGCGCTCTGTCTCATTTGCTGCGGCTGCATCCCGTCCAGTCTCGCCCAGAGAGCGCGCTCGCCCAGTGATGTGTAG